AAACCTTGGAGACCGGTAGTTTTAGCGCCGGCGGCTCGGACACGAGATGTCACATTAATTTAAACGACGACGCCGAGTTCGATGAAGAAGAGTACATCGTAAGGGAAGAGGAACGTCCCACGGGCCGGGACAAATCAAAGAGGGAGGCGGCCTCAAAGAAAGAAAAGCAAAAGGTTAGCGATTCGAAGATGGAGGCGTTTATGACAATTTAAAACTTACACGGAGGTCACGGCCCAAAAGGCGAAGGCGAAGAAACGGGCGGTCGAAGAAAGGGTACGCGTGGCGGGAGAAAAGGTACGCGTGGCCGATGATAAGGTTCGGCTCAAAGAGTGGAAGATATTGATGATGGATGTTGATAATTATCCCAAAGCAAAATGCTCCACTTTAAAGAAAATGTAAGAAGACATCATGAAGAAGCATCAAAGTAGatgatttttttaagtttatgtttatttttttaagtttatgtaatggttttttttaatattattgaaattatttttctattttatttagtaaatgttaaaaaaagtagATGATTTAAAAAAAGGTAAACTAGTGGGGTAGAATCATCCTCCTATTTCCCTTGATTTAGTGTCTTGGACCATCCTCAAAGGAACAATGACGTGACGCCTAGGTGACGGATCATCCTCCTTTAGAGGATGGTCATCATATCAAGTAGCCTAAGTCTAGTGAAACGAATGTTAAGTTCTACAAACAACCCGATTTCTGAGATGCTTTATTTTACTAAAAACAAAtgaaagttattttattaacattcGTCACATGAACTGCACCAGTCTCATCAGCATGACCCGCAAGTTCcaagctatgcagttaatgcggaaaaatatcggttatcggtcaaAAACCGATAtttttgagatatcggttatcgcggtgagatatcggtaatttaTAATATCACACAtaaatatatctatatatatcttataaaaaaataaaataatacttTAAATTTCCAATAAATACCTTAAGAACTCATTGGGCTAAGTcaaaattttttgatttttaggAATAGGCCCAAGTTTTAAGAAAATCCcacttttataaatactcacctcACCGTCATAGATGCGTAGTTTACATCCAAAAACTTAATCTGCCATAAGTAGCCTACTCGataaacaaatataaaattaTGGAGTTATTAGTTGGTTAAAGAGCATGGACTTGGACCGAAGTTGAGAATTGTTAAAAGACAAAAACATAAAAAGGTGAAACTTAAATTTTGAAGGGGCTTAATGAAACATCTTAAAACCCTACCATATATTTAAGTTTGCATTATATTTTTACAGctgtcatcttcatcttcttgtttcttcaCTTCATCAACTCTCCATATGCCTTGTTTCTTCTAGATCATCCACACCACACATCCATCTGTCGTCTTTCTTCTTCAGCGCAACACCAGGTAAGCATTAATTGTTGATACAGCCGTCATCTTCAAAGAATAAAACCCTAATTATGAAAATGGAATGGGCTTTGAGGAGGATATGGTAGATTTTAAAGGGAAAAGAACAAAATTTGGGCCTACCGATATTCTCGGCGAGATGGCTGTTATGAAATACACAAAATATTGGCGATATCTCGGTAATTATCGCCGATATTCTCGGCACCGAGATTAATGCTGATATTTGAAACCGATATGTTACTCGATGTCCGATAACTGATATAGCACCAAGATATCACTGATATAGCACCGAGATTGACTGCTTAGGTTCCAAGTACACTATAGTCTTCATCATCTGCCCTTCCTGTTAATCAAGTACAACAATCAATTATTAGCTTGTaaaaaacaatttaaaacacaaaatTATCAGAACTTGAACATAGGCCAACATATCACTATCCCATCCAAACCCACGCGTTTTAAGTATTCACATGGATTTAATAGGCCAACATATCACTATCCCATCCAAACCCACGCGTTTTAAGTATTAACATGGACTTAAAGTCAAGCCGGGGTCGACATTTATAAGTGCCAAGTTGCACCCATAGCCAACCATTAGACCACAAGCTTGTATTCCCGGATAAATAACATAGAAACACAACAATTCATGTCTTTGAAACTGAACGTGAATCTCATTGATCTCTCAATCCCTATAAATATTACAAGATTTCTCCTCTATTTTGGGAATGCAAAATTAATCAAGCCAAACAATTTGCCCAGATTGCGTGCACTGCTCTCAACGCGTCTACTAATCGAGATCATGATCGTGGACCATGGACACAGGTACGTCTGATCATATAACCAATTTTTTTACTAATTTCTCATCTTACTTTAATAATGGCATGTTTCATTATATAGTTGTCGGTAATGGTTACACCATACTCGTTCAATATCAAGTAGATGACGggtagtccgtaggacaacccttaagtggtaTAAATGATAATAAAATCCTTCATTTAATCAGGTAGTCGTCTAGAATTGGATAACTACGGTtgtttgtgtttcaggtacaaacgggagcttaaaatggaaggaacacggagaaaaaatgaaaaaaatcaatttttggaattgaagaattaagaggaaAGCATGATAGAGGACggaattacgagaacgtaggtgaaaacggtgaagaaaacggagttgaaacgaaaaagttgtgctgaaaacaagttttcatgttGACGCCTGCCGTAGGCTACGGcaagggccgtagcttacggcgccgactggcACTTTTTGTCACTGTATGGCAGATAAAgccaccgtaagccattccaagccaacgtaagctacggtggccaccgtagcttacggtgctgacctacgtaaatgtgtaacttccaccttttaatGCGGATTTATGATGCCCTTTCAAGTCCAATCATTCCCATTCGGTTACCAGCTGTCTAGAGGCGAATTTTGGGTGTTCTTGAGAGCTTGAAACAATTTTTAAACATCTcgttagtgtttttaattcttatgaacattgatatgtatgtgatgatgattgtccaagtcatgagtggctaaacttatggtgaCTATCTTTGGTTGAAGGTTTGCGTAAGACTTTATGTTTGtatttcatatttctagaataatgaacttgtctttatgatttgtttgttatggtgtgtgattgcttgtttgtaaattgttaattctTTTGTTAATCtaatttgaaaccatacgttcttggtgctaTTGGCactcgagatatcatgggtagaattaggattgggtattgattaattggtcatcgggtaacaacctcgcgttctaggaatccgagtacttagttcccattcatcacaacaagtaatcgtacatgaactatgtctatatagttctttctagtggaatgttaGCATAaatgttgaagcaaaccggaaactaaagatggtcatttgtctctaaattgtttacaacctAAATTCTCATTTTGCAATTAGACtagtaatcttagttttaaaaatcaaccaatcaaaccaactcttgaatttatttttattgcaattagtttaattttagtcaagttagataaacctttaaataACAcacattccacaaactccctgtgttcgatacccacttaccgctatctattagtagtatttggattaaatttgattgtgtcCACGACATCGTGTCAAATTTTGACGCCGTTgtcggggagtagtgcgcaacgtgtgttatttttgatctctttaagtttgttatttttctggttaacgctgggtgtgttagtgtgcaggtatttataggttcatgcgtactagaagctctcacaagctatcaccattggcaTTTGATCCAGAGATTGAACGAACTTTAAGAGGAAACAGAATCTTGTTAAGAGAGAACAAAATCAGCGGTTCACCGACAACACCAACTACACCAATTACACCACTCAGATACATGgatccaccgccaccaccacccactacgggtgagcTTATACCACCTTTCATACCATCATCaactcaaccttcaccaaataccaccatgCCTAACACCACTACCGACCCTACTCCACCTCATGatgttacaccaaccaacacTACACAACCTATTACCACCCAAGAGGAACCGACACTTACGTTTAACCCTTCTACCACAATTCCACCATTTTCCCATTTTTCCCCAGGTGCGGGTCAATCATCTTCAACCTATTCAATACCACCAAATTCAACCATTGTTCATGCTACTTCATCATTTAGACCATCGAACCAGTCGGGTTTTCAATATTCATCttttccatttgggcaatcttcgggtATAGGAGGAGATGGATATGACGAAGGGTATGAGGATTTTGAGGGTTATGAGGAAGAAGGATATAcatatgggggtgatggagatcaAGGGGAGTTTACTTATGTACAAAGTCAAACTCAAGGAATACCAAGTGTTGGTGGGATTCAACAACAACAAATTATACCACAACATATTcggccaaggccacaa
This is a stretch of genomic DNA from Helianthus annuus cultivar XRQ/B chromosome 16, HanXRQr2.0-SUNRISE, whole genome shotgun sequence. It encodes these proteins:
- the LOC110919704 gene encoding bromodomain-containing protein 4-like, which translates into the protein MDPPPPPPTTGELIPPFIPSSTQPSPNTTMPNTTTDPTPPHDVTPTNTTQPITTQEEPTLTFNPSTTIPPFSHFSPGAGQSSSTYSIPPNSTIVHATSSFRPSNQSGFQYSSFPFGQSSGIGGDGYDEGYEDFEGYEEEGYTYGGDGDQGEFTYVQSQTQGIPSVGGIQQQQIIPQHIRPRPQGPQVQRPIPLQQVRPQNVQHQFQRPIQHPPMPQHQFQPHIPQGPMQRPMGPIRPRGRLGVPRRHHREHARGIEAHFRPVITHNPSPVVIPHNNQGRTFETNDARKGLRSFQQQQGEMFHEAFERFNMMIKNCPHHGIELWAMRG